The Epinephelus lanceolatus isolate andai-2023 chromosome 8, ASM4190304v1, whole genome shotgun sequence genome includes a window with the following:
- the mbd6 gene encoding uncharacterized protein mbd6: MMGGSETVSGDKDGVRNTAIHIPIGWQRRVEGGQVIYVSPSGTALSSLDEVKTYLLTDGTCKCGLECPLIIHKVFNFTVGVKVEQHSQPLGKAEQDMTKLCNHRRKVVAMAALCRSMQASQLPFANLHHPEMSSGVDSRDPKRVIVEREEEDHGIYHPKLHPVPARAHSNLHMNPCASPKSSHHFIYPYNGSSPVLHTGTNSHHPLDALRRLHHPPPLPASSSSSSTSSFPAYSTAQRSPHTPTPQGRRTPKTPETPGSPRLGPLSSPPPSSPMTMGGGGRGAQTHAHHPHGVIVGGSPLSPSPSRSPSVHNMNCMSPHQRSRHPSASPSPLSDQGGGSTAAGGGGLMGSNLPQRRKSTSSSPHSPLPGGSPNPSPHFPKYKLEDILEQFKNSGNSSTNNHHLLIPTNPSLLTNQSSSNPNALSAKPSKSTMSPIPSAGPPGFGLNSAGTSSLPLGPFLNHHHSHQGKLPHPASFPASSLLSAAAKAQLANQGQSSKGASNPVNLPSSLEVLKEAQHQQSSKVTNSTLHNSHPPSSNASTRPPHPSLAAASSVLFPPSHSLAQSLASSLPHLPSTAERNASHRKRQRRSPTVLSMLRDTQQLANGPQKTPPGDTGSATVINLSSSSSSFPSSSHSSSTSAVQNQNAVMLENHHHLLPGQTPRLPAPRQMAQLTRPPRQTETLDFTTGLTSTPLGLDPPTQPLSALLHLLSVQNAQATASASASNQPGSVSVEGGGHTNKQSPRRSPSSPAPHSNVRHPQTRSPCRTSNTNPLPSVLQPLSPPPTSPQFRSVQSPTHPRSTKSSPLHSQRHSPSNTVLPNSNLALHNSSSPSQLTFPTPSDKHQPTENHIPTIDSVSQAPLQEDSPQSPVATDIGSNSISASVDLSHSQGSVSMAISGSPKPLDLSNHVLALLAASSTAPQGEGSTSDHATDVVMSSQENPTEGPEEPRGVDPKDSIVTKPPAATSPGPAISSRLGDNHSPHTPSALGDSTSPLPLAEAFPFMNQEQLLQLLSSTGGLPSLLDPTVLASLPLGGLWLGGQHAQIAPANATPQPPQTVAEQQQSEQQQQLLIQQQETQQQNQDQQQKQQQINNPLFPLLPLLSGAQGELPLNLLGLLNPLPPPASTTTPGQEADLGLTEKPSLQALLMASLLLGQQQTPLLPLSGLGQLSQVSLEVPLQQPQQIPTTLEGLTLDKTSGLLDPSTLSGPGLLEVAQSLLPVPPGAEGSLQALQSLLFPAALPPPHAAFLPLSPALLTAALSSAELHPPPHTQLAPAQQTQHNQPQVPTDAGVDTLIPLSLQGKDNPILQQLLPTLLNSAVLGDLSGIAGLHNMLGIGAGSILLPPVQTSALGMPLLQGPDGAINLLNNIQLNLAPPSEGEKPMSLQETQSPAPQEDIPASQMAPEVVPSPVPAPPPAQEHTPPPQRVSEGRSVIDPYTSFMDTIYTSFLQVSAKEQEDRAHLGPSDPTSPFCALPPVSFPVEHHTPSTPVPTLPQASAPVSLSPRRACSLRNPDLSRLSLEAAAHSPAQGTPKPTEDGSTSPLQRKPVMVEGHTHPEPPLPPIYLEEAKTDCTGPATAVCPYVEAGVDRQGHLSHTGYLSPRDGCSGRPSEETAGTLLHTEQGRDQAGAAGGARRGRKRKQTLQNVLEDFRDVDATALEETKATTALLKPERSVRGRRRRGARSQRQ, encoded by the exons GTTTTCAACTTCACTGTGGGAGTGAAGGTGGAGCAGCACAGCCAGCCATTAGGCAAAGCAGAGCAGGACATGACCAAACTCTGTAACCACCGCAGGAAAGTGGTAGCGATGGCTGCCCTGTGTCGGAGTATGCAGGCCTCACAGCTGCCCTTTGCCAACCTTCATCATCCAG AGATGAGCAGTGGAGTGGACAGCCGTGATCCAAAGCGAGTAATTGTGGAACGGGAAGAGGAGGACCATGGCATTTACCATCCCAAACTCCATCCGGTCCCAGCTCGAGCCCACAGCAACCTGCACATGAATCCCTGTGCCAGCCCCAAGTCCTCCCACCACTTTATTTACCCTTACAATGGTTCCTCCCCTGTACTCCACACAGGCACAAACTCTCACCATCCCCTAGATGCTTTGAGAAGGCTTCACCATCCTCCTCCCCTTCCTGCCTCCTCCAGctcttcctccacttcctcATTCCCAGCTTACAGCACTGCCCAGAGGTCACCCCACACCCCCACACCTCAAGGTCGAAGAACACCCAAAACCCCAGAGACTCCGGGTTCTCCTCGGCTAGGGCCCCTTTCTtcacctcctccctcttccCCTATGACCatgggtggaggaggaagaggagcacaGACTCACGCTCATCATCCTCATGGTGTCATTGTGGGAGGCTCCCCCCTCTCGCCGTCTCCCTCCCGCTCTCCCTCTGTCCATAACATGAACTGTATGTCTCCTCACCAGCGGTCCCGCCACCCTTCAGCCTctccttcccctctctctgatCAGGGAGGAGGctcaacagcagcaggaggaggaggactgatgGGAAGTAACTTGCCTCAGAGGAGGAAATCCACCTCTTCCTCTCCGCACTCCCCTCTCCCTGGTGGCTCCCCAAACCCCAGCCCACACTTCCCCAAGTACAAGCTGGAAGACATCTTGGAGCAGTTTAAGAACTCAGGCAACAGCAGCACTAATAACCACCACCTCCTAATACCTACTAACCCCTCCTTACTGACCAACCAAAGCAGTAGCAACCCTAATGCCCTCTCCGCGAAGCCCTCAAAGAGCACCATGAGTCCGATTCCTAGCGCAGGACCACCAGGTTTTGGGTTGAACTCCGCAGGGACTTCTAGTTTACCTCTGGGGCCATTTCTGAACCACCACCACAGTCATCAGGGCAAGTTGCCACACCCAGCTTCTTTCCCTGCAAGTAGCCTGCTCTCTGCGGCTGCCAAGGCTCAGCTGGCTAACCAGGGCCAGAGCTCAAAGGGGGCTAGCAACCCGGTGAACTTGCCCTCTTCTCTGGAGGTCTTGAAAGAGGCACAACACCAACAGTCATCAAAGGTAACAAACAGCACTTTACATAACAGCCACCCTCCCTCCTCCAATGCTTCTACTAggcctccccatccctcccttgCAGCAGCCTCCTCCGTCCTTTTTCCTCCATCCCACTCTCTGGCCCAGTCCCTGGCTTCCTCTTTGCCCCACCTGCCCTCCACAGCAGAGCGCAATGCGTCACACAGGAAGAGGCAACGCCGATCTCCGACAGTGCTCAGCATGCTAAGAGACACCCAGCAGCTGGCTAATGGGCCGCAGAAGACCCCACCAGGAGACACTGGTTCTGCTACAGTTATCAAcctatcctcctcctcctcttccttccccTCATCCTCGCACTCCTCCTCTACCTCAGCTGTGCAGAACCAGAATGCTGTCATGTTAGAAAACCACCATCATCTCCTCCCCGGGCAGACGCCAAGGCTCCCTGCTCCCCGACAGATGGCGCAACTCACCAGGCCTCCTAGACAAACCGAGACTCTGGATTTCACTACAGGCCTGACATCTACACCTCTTGGCTTAGATCCTCCAACCCAGCCTCTGTCTGCTCTGTTACACCTGCTCAGTGTGCAGAATGCGCAGGCCACAGCCTCAGCATCAGCATCTAACCAGCCAGGATCTGTGTCTGTTGAAGGAGGTGGACACACTAATAAACAGAGCCCCAGACGCTCACCCTCTTCTCCTGCCCCTCATTCTAATGTCAGGCACCCACAGACTCGGTCACCATGCCGAACCAGTAACACTAATCCTCTACCGTCTGTGCTACAGCCGCTTTCTCCTCCCCCCACATCCCCTCAGTTCAGATCAGTGCAGTCTCCAACGCATCCTAGGTCTACTAAATCAAGTCCTTTGCATTCTCAGAGACACTCTCCCTCTAATACAGTGCTGCCCAACTCAAATTTAGCtttacacaacagcagcagcccgTCTCAGCTTACGTTCCCAACTCCCTCAGACAAGCATCAACCAACTGAGAATCACATTCCTACAATAGACTCTGTTTCCCAGGCACCATTGCAGGAAGACTCACCACAGAGCCCTGTGGCAACAGACATTGGTAGTAACAGCATATCTGCATCAGTGGACCTGAGTCATTCTCAAGGTAGTGTTTCTATGGCGATATCCGGCTCCCCGAAGCCTCTTGATCTTAGCAACCATGTCCTGGCCCTTCTCGCAGCATCTTCCACCGCACCCCAGGGGGAGGGCAGCACCTCCGACCATGCCACTGATGTCGTAATGTCTTCCCAAGAAAATCCCACTGAAG GGCCAGAGGAGCCTAGAGGTGTGGACCCAAAAGACTCCATAGTGACTAAACCTCCAGCAGCCACCAGCCCTGGGCCGGCTATCTCCTCTCGTCTCGGGGATAATCACAGTCCTCACACCCCTTCGGCTTTGGGCGACTCAACCTCTCCCTTACCTCTGGCAGAGGCCTTCCCCTTCATGAACCAAGAGCAGCTGCTTCAGCTGCTGTCATCCACAGGAGGTCTACCATCCCTCCTGGACCCTACAGTCCTGGCGTCATTGCCCTTAGGAGGGCTGTGGTTGGGAGGGCAACATGCACAGATTGCCCCCGCCAATGCTACACCACAACCACCACAGACTgttgcagagcagcagcaatcggagcagcagcagcagttactGATACAACAACAAGAGACACAGCAGCAAAACCAGGATCAgcaacagaaacaacaacagataAACAATCCTTTGTTTCCCTTGTTGCCCTTGTTGAGTGGTGCCCAAGGGGAGCTGCCTCTGAACCTTTTGGGCCTGCTGAACCCCCTTCCACCCCCTGCCTCAACCACTACCCCAGGACAGGAAGCTGATTTAGGGCTAACAGAAAAACCTAGCCTCCAGGCTCTGCTTATGGCCTCCTTGTTGCTCGGGCAACAGCAGACACCTTTGTTACCTCTGTCTGGGCTGGGTCAGTTGAGCCAGGTCAGCTTGGAAGTCCCTCTCCAGCAGCCACAGCAGATCCCCACCACATTAGAGGGCCTCACCTTGGATAAGACCTCTGGCCTTCTGGATCCATCAACTCTATCAGGCCCGGGGCTCCTGGAGGTCGCCCAGAGCCTTCTCCCCGTTCCTCCAGGAGCTGAGGGCTCTCTCCAAGCCCTGCAGTCTCTGCTCTTTCCTGCcgctcttcctcctccccaTGCAGCCTTCCTGCCCCTCAGCCCTGCCTTGCTCACTGCTGCCCTGAGCTCTGCCGAGCTCCACCCGCCTCCCCACACCCAATTAGCTCCTGCACAGCAAACCCAACATAACCAACCTCAG GTACCTACTGATGCTGGTGTTGACACCCTCATCCCCCTTTCTCTCCAAGGCAAGGACAACCCCATCCTCCAACAGTTACTGCCCACTTTGCTTAACTCTGCTGTATTAG GAGATCTTTCTGGCATCGCAGGCCTCCATAACATGTTGGGGATTGGAGCAGGTTCCATCCTCCTACCCCCAGTCCAGACCTCTGCTTTGGGCATGCCTCTGCTGCAGGGTCCTGATGGAGCTATCAACTTGCTCAATAATATACAG CTAAACCTCGCACCACCCTCAGAAGGAGAGAAGCCAATGTCATTGCAGGAAACACAAAGTCCTGCCCCACAGGAAGACATTCCAGCCAGTCAGATGGCTCCCGAAGTGGTTCCCAGTCCTGTTCCTGCTCCACCCCCTGCCCAAGAACACACCCCACCCCCACAGCGAGTATCTGAGGGCAGGTCTGTTATCGATCCTTACACCTCTTTCATGGATACGATTTATACCTCCTTCCTTCAAGTCAGTGCTAAAGAACAGGAAGATAGGGCCCACTTGGGGCCATCTGATCCCACTTCACCCTTCTGTGCCTTACCGCCGGTTTCTTTCCCTGTGGAGCACCATACCCCATCCACCCCTGTCCCAACTCTTCCCCAGGCAAGTGCCCCAGTTTCCCTCAGCCCACGTCGGGCGTGTTCCCTCCGCAACCCAGACTTATCCCGACTCAGCCTGGAAGCAGCAGCCCATTCCCCAGCCCAGGGGACACCCAAACCCACCGAAGATGGGTCTACATCACCCTTACAAAGGAAACCGGTTATGGTAGAGGGACATACCCACCCAGAGCCTCCTCTGCCACCCATATACCTGGAGGAGGCTAAGACAGACTGTACTGGGCCGGCTACGGCTGTGTGCCCCTATGTGGAGGCAGGGGTGGATAGGCAGGGGCATCTTTCCCACACAGGGTACCTCAGTCCCAGGGATGGATGCAGTGGGAGGCCCAGTGAGGAGACAGCTGGGACATTGCTGCACACGGAACAGGGAAGG GATCAAGCGGGAGCAGCGGGTGGAGCcagaagaggaaggaaaaggaaacaaac GCTACAGAATGTGTTGGAAGACTTCAGAGACGTGGATGCTACAGCACTAGAGGAAACCAAGGCTACG ACAGCACTGCTGAAGCCTGAGAGGTCAGTCCGCGGCAGGAGGCGACGAGGCGCCAGGTCTCAGAGGCAGTGA